Proteins encoded by one window of Emys orbicularis isolate rEmyOrb1 chromosome 15, rEmyOrb1.hap1, whole genome shotgun sequence:
- the LOC135889389 gene encoding thaicobrin-like, producing the protein MDRDFWKKLLSYTKANVTLDPDTAHPILVVSEDGKSVRRADALQDLPDTPERFDARHCVLGSEGFTSGRHYWEVEVGNGKYWALGVARESVRRKGRISPSPKEGIWAMGIHGSKGHCKVYNTLSSPATRLISWDTIKRIGVSLDYEAGEVTFLDADWKSLLFSLPPASFNGERILPYFWVQGSPLRLCS; encoded by the exons ATGGACAGGGACTTTTGGAAGAAGCTGTTGTCATATACAAAAG CGaacgtgactctggatccagacacggccCATCCCATCCTCGTCGTGTCTGAGGATGGGAAAAGCGTGAGACGCGCAGACGCGTTGCAGGACCTGCCTGACACGCCGGAGAGATTCGACGCACGTCACTGCGTGCTGGGCTCCGAGGGGTTCACCTCGGGGCGACattactgggaggtggaggtggggaatgGGAAGTACTGGGCTttgggggtggccagagagtcggTGAGGAGGAAGGGACGGATCAGCCCTAGCCCCAAGGAGGGGATCTGGGCTATGGGGATACACGGGAGTAAGGGGCATTGTAAGGTGTACAAtactctctcctcccctgccacccGTTTGATCTCGTGGGATACCATAAAGAGGATCGGGGTTTCTCTAGATTACGAAGCGGGGGAGGTGACATTTTTGGATGCTGATTGGAAGTCCCTGTTGTTCTCCCTCCCTCCGGCCTCTTTCAATGGGGAGAGGATCCTCCCTTACTTCTGGGTGCAGGGATCCCCGCTCAGACTCTGTTCTTga